The following are encoded in a window of Oncorhynchus masou masou isolate Uvic2021 unplaced genomic scaffold, UVic_Omas_1.1 unplaced_scaffold_1538, whole genome shotgun sequence genomic DNA:
- the LOC135531162 gene encoding uncharacterized protein LOC135531162: MTREALIKLFILILLAFIICLPEFFTSHRARVNFHCVTFDPCGDQEVTTQCDPGLTPAGQSSTRSAEEKPVCHTGRTGSGMSWLLCDTETLRGNASLSGRRVALSVLSEGENATLYGFLTEKKKEGEEEGEEEGQGFIYCCFRTPPLSIPTNHSQCLLHLHTQGTNQTAVKSDLPWTRPPRSEWLCVFRVAWLVLVVVVLLTVLTTVLGLIYWRTRCCQKEPSGFQTRGFNTDLPDVSVSLHHFSGLLSPIHEEKTAEDEPRQGYYGNDTGESSKDNVH; the protein is encoded by the exons ATGACGAGAGAAGCACTCATCAAACTCTTCATCCTCATCCTTCTCGCCTTTATCATCTGTCTCCCAGAGTTCTTCACTTCACACAGAg cgAGGGTAAACTTCCACTGTGTGACCTTTGACCCCTGTGGGGACCAGGAAGTGACAACGCAGTGCGACCCCGGGCTGACCCCTGCGGGACAGAGCTCCACCCGGAGCGCCGAGGAGAAGCCCGTCTGTCACACCGGGAGGACGGGTTCTGGAATGAGCTGGTTGCTGTGTGACACAGAGACTCTCCGTGGCAACGCCTCGCTGTCAG ggaGGAGGGTGGCGCTATCAGTGTTGTCTGAAGGAGAGAACGCGACTTTGTACGGCTTCCTgacagagaagaagaaagagggggaggaagagggggaggaagaaggaCAAGGATTCATCTACTGCTGTTTTCGAACCCCGCCCCTTTCCATACCAACCAATCACAGCCAGTGTCTCCTTCATCTCCACACCCAAGGAACCAATCAGACAGCTGTAAAGTCTGACCTGCCCTGGACACGGCCACCTAGAA gtgAGTGGTTGTGTGTCTTCAGGGTGGCGTGGTTGGTCCTagtggttgtggtcctgttgACCGTCCTCACCACGGTCCTGGGTCTGATCTACTGGAGGACTCGCTGCTGTCaaa agGAGCCCAGTGGGTTCCAGACCAGAGGATTCAACACGGAcctccctgatgtctctgtctcactACATCACTTCTCAg GCCTGTTGTCACCTATTCATGAAGAGAAGACTGCAG AGGACGAGCCTCGTCAGGGTTACTACGGTAATGACACAGGTGAGAGTTCTAAAGACAATGTTCATTAA